One Fusobacterium russii ATCC 25533 genomic region harbors:
- a CDS encoding radical SAM/SPASM domain-containing protein, whose translation MKNNRQEKIKYLVLWVADSCNLNCKYCYASPNFSNKLMTFEIAKKAIELYADKSFTLILAGGEPLLNFPLIEEVYNYIKNNKAYKVKIGMQTNGTLISERIAKKLSEMDINIGVSFDGNMEVNESLRGGTKETLRGIKLLGYYNKNINLNAVLNNKNINSLENLVDIAYYLGNVNAVGLDLLRVAGNCLKQENIEIGTADDEDIYINLKKANQRVQLLEKLTSKKVVIREIEDIKMRKCSACNTENYCYSSLGRAMVVTANGDTYPCSSFVGNKDYYMGNINDEISIKKLNSGKYERCIHCEYQKICKGCCPSRMIFNEEYGLEDKDCVLRKAIFKILEENEGRENFNA comes from the coding sequence ATGAAGAATAATAGGCAGGAGAAAATAAAATATCTTGTTCTATGGGTTGCAGATAGCTGTAATCTAAATTGTAAGTATTGTTATGCCAGCCCTAATTTTTCAAATAAATTAATGACTTTTGAAATTGCAAAAAAGGCTATTGAATTATATGCTGATAAAAGTTTTACTTTGATTTTGGCTGGGGGAGAACCTCTTTTAAATTTTCCTCTTATAGAAGAAGTATATAACTATATCAAAAATAATAAAGCATACAAGGTAAAAATTGGAATGCAAACCAATGGTACACTTATAAGTGAAAGAATAGCTAAGAAGCTTTCAGAAATGGATATTAATATAGGTGTGAGTTTTGATGGTAACATGGAAGTAAATGAAAGTTTAAGAGGTGGAACAAAGGAAACTTTAAGGGGAATTAAATTACTTGGCTACTATAATAAAAATATAAATTTAAATGCAGTTCTGAATAATAAAAATATAAACAGCTTAGAAAATTTGGTGGACATTGCCTATTATTTAGGGAATGTAAATGCAGTAGGTTTAGATTTGCTAAGGGTTGCAGGTAATTGTTTGAAACAGGAAAATATAGAAATAGGCACAGCAGATGATGAGGATATTTATATTAATTTAAAAAAAGCTAATCAGAGAGTACAGCTTTTAGAAAAGTTGACAAGTAAGAAAGTTGTAATCAGAGAAATTGAGGATATAAAAATGAGAAAGTGCAGTGCTTGCAATACAGAAAACTATTGTTATTCTTCACTGGGAAGAGCTATGGTTGTAACAGCAAATGGCGACACTTATCCCTGTAGTTCTTTTGTTGGTAATAAAGACTATTATATGGGAAATATAAATGATGAAATAAGTATAAAAAAACTGAATTCTGGGAAATATGAAAGATGTATACACTGTGAATATCAAAAAATTTGTAAAGGTTGCTGTCCGTCCAGAATGATTTTTAATGAGGAATATGGTTTGGAAGACAAAGATTGTGTCTTAAGAAAAGCGATTTTTAAAATATTAGAAGAAAATGAAGGAAGGGAGAACTTTAATGCCTAG
- a CDS encoding ATP-binding protein has product MPREYLYPFTAIVGQEKMKEALILNIINPSLGGVLIRGEKGTAKSTLVRGLVNLLAEREENSCEFNCDPKRVDDFCSECNEKYIRGEEIEKHISHMRVINLPISATEDRVVGTLDIEHAIKSGEKKFEKGILAQSNRNILYVDEINLLDDHIVDILLDSAAMGINIIEREGISFSHPAKFILVGTMNPEEGDLRPQLLDRFGLVVDVIGERESSKRVEVIKRRLEFEAEPEKFIKKYLKEEETLKAKIENSKKILKNIKCSDEMYELAAKISISLKVDGHRADIAVIKTAKTIAAFEGREEIIKEDMLRAAVLALPHRMRKTPFEDGILDEAQIEKLMDSLSI; this is encoded by the coding sequence ATGCCTAGAGAATATTTATATCCTTTCACAGCTATAGTGGGACAGGAAAAAATGAAAGAAGCTCTTATTTTAAATATAATAAATCCTAGTTTAGGCGGAGTCCTAATAAGGGGGGAAAAAGGGACAGCGAAATCCACTTTAGTGAGAGGGCTTGTTAATTTATTAGCTGAACGCGAAGAAAATTCATGTGAATTTAACTGCGATCCCAAAAGAGTGGATGATTTTTGTTCTGAGTGTAATGAGAAGTACATAAGAGGAGAGGAGATAGAAAAACATATTTCACATATGAGGGTAATAAATCTTCCCATAAGTGCAACTGAAGACAGAGTAGTTGGGACATTAGATATAGAGCATGCTATAAAAAGTGGTGAGAAAAAATTTGAAAAAGGGATTTTAGCACAAAGTAACAGAAATATTTTATATGTTGATGAAATAAATCTTTTGGATGATCATATTGTAGATATTTTACTTGATTCTGCTGCGATGGGAATAAATATAATAGAGAGAGAAGGCATATCTTTTTCACATCCTGCTAAATTTATTCTGGTCGGAACAATGAATCCAGAAGAGGGGGATTTAAGACCTCAATTACTTGATAGATTTGGACTTGTTGTAGATGTCATAGGTGAGAGAGAAAGCAGTAAAAGAGTTGAGGTTATAAAAAGAAGATTGGAATTTGAAGCAGAACCGGAAAAATTTATAAAAAAATATTTAAAAGAAGAAGAAACTTTAAAAGCTAAGATTGAAAACAGTAAAAAAATTTTAAAAAATATTAAATGCAGTGATGAAATGTATGAACTTGCTGCCAAAATATCAATTAGTTTAAAGGTAGATGGTCATAGAGCAGATATAGCAGTTATAAAAACAGCTAAAACGATAGCTGCTTTTGAAGGTAGAGAAGAAATTATAAAAGAAGACATGTTAAGAGCCGCAGTTTTAGCACTACCGCATAGAATGAGAAAGACTCCTTTTGAGGACGGAATTTTAGATGAGGCACAGATAGAAAAATTAATGGATAGTTTAAGTATATGA